A stretch of the Malus sylvestris chromosome 10, drMalSylv7.2, whole genome shotgun sequence genome encodes the following:
- the LOC126584391 gene encoding ribonuclease MC-like — protein MSRLPLHSTLAMWKSDEVLTVEENGGIVCYNFRTKKLKNLPIQTAFIGFIFDASAQHVLVVIALCFVTYVGKSNAATPYDIFQYVFCLGNGICGNQPVLRHTFTTHGLWPSNFTDPSAPILCAWTLFDRSQMIADHNLQLLLSNSWPSFNIRRTNMDFWAHEYNKHGRCSDNKFSQTQYFHEAHRLWLTYNAQYLFSQTTGIVPGYQYHYIDLESAIRQTIGGKTPLLMCKYDGRIAYLLDVVICFDYNAANPVDCVRTTNCGPLVSYSL, from the exons ATGTCCCGCTTGCCCCTGCACTCCACATTGGCAATGTGGAAAAGCGACGAGGTTCTTACAGTAGAGGAAAATGGAGGCATAGTCTGCTATAACTTCCGTACTAAGAAGCTTAAAAATCTTCCCATTCAAACTGCT tttattggtttcatatttgacgcttccgcacaacaTGTTCTCGTTGTCATCGCTCTTTGCTTCGTCACTTATGTCGGAAAGAGCAATGCTGCCACACCATATGATATCTTCCAATACGTCTTCTGCCTTGGGAATGGAATTTGTGGAAACCAACCAGTTCTGCGGCATACCTTTACGACACACGGCCTCTGGCCGAGCAACTTTACCGATCCATCTGCACCTATACTCTGCGCTTGGACCCTATTCGACAGAAGTCAG ATGATTGCTGATCATAATCTGCAATTACTTTTGTCCAATTCCTGGCCCAGCTTCAACATTAGACGGACAAATATGGATTTCTGGGCGCATGAGTACAACAAGCACGGCAGGTGCTCGGACAATAAATTTTCCCAGACACAATACTTCCACGAAGCTCATAGATTATGGTTGACCTACAATGCACAATATCTATTTTCTCAAACAACTGGGATTGTACCAGGATATCAATATCATTACATCGACCTTGAATCGGCCATTCGACAGACTATAGGAGGGAAAACACCTCTTCTTATGTGCAAGTATGACGGGCGGATCGCGTATCTGCTGGACGTCGTCATCTGTTTTGACTACAACGCAGCGAATCCGGTCGATTGTGTCAGGACAACAAATTGTGGGCCATTGGTATCGTATTCACTCTAA
- the LOC126587587 gene encoding purple acid phosphatase 15-like → MAFSSCSSVPAVAAITCLIAVVVGCYSPVEARIPTTLDGPFEPLTVPFDPSLRGNAVDLPDDDQRVRRRVKGFEPEQISVSLSADYDSVWISWITGEYQIGDKIKPLDPKSVASVVRYGKLRYPPTHEATGYSLVYNQLYPFEGLQNYTSGIIHHVRLTGLKPNTLYFYRCGDPSIPAMSKIHHYRTMPVSGPRSYPERIAVVGDLGLTYNTTTTISHLTSNNPDLVLLIGDVTYANLYLTNGTGSDCYSCSFPNSPIHETYQPRWDYWGRYMQSLVSKVPIMVVEGNHEIEEQAENKTFEAYSSRFAFPSEESGSSSTFYYSFNAGGIHFIMLGAYTDFSKSGKQYKWLEQDLANVDRSTTPWLAATWHPPWYSTYEAHYREAECMRLEMEELLYSYGVDIVFNGHVHAYERSNRVYDYNLDPCGPVYLTVGDGGNREKMAVQHADEPGRCPEPSTTPDQHLGDGAFCAENFTSGPAAGKFCWDRQPDYSAFRESSFGHGILEVKNETWALWTWYRNQDSDNKIGDQIYIVRQPDKCRIRHLFESWLADL, encoded by the exons ATGGCATTTTCTTCGTGCTCCTCCGTTCCTGCAGTTGCTGCGATAACGTGTTTGATTGCGGTTGTCGTGGGTTGTTATTCGCCCGTTGAGGCCCGAATTCCCACCACCTTGGACGGCCCGTTCGAGCCCCTCACCGTCCCCTTTGATCCCAGTCTGCGCGGCAACGCCGTCGATTTGCCGGATGATGATCAGCGGGTCCGTCGCCGGGTTAAAGGGTTTGAGCCCGAGCAGATTTCCGTCTCGCTATCCGCTGATTACGACTCCGTTTGGATCTCCTGGATTACag GGGAGTATCAGATTGGAGACAAGATAAAGCCATTGGACCCGAAAAGTGTGGCAAGCGTTGTTCGTTATGGGAAGCTGAGATATCCACCAACGCATGAAGCCACAGGGTATTCTCTGGTTTACAATCAGCTCTACCCTTTTGAAGGCCTCCAAAATTACACTTCCGGAATTATCCACCATGTTCGTCTCACAG GGTTGAAACCGAATACACTGTACTTTTATCGATGTGGGGATCCTTCTATACCTGCAATGAGCAAAATCCACCATTACAGGACCATGCCAGTTTCTGGTCCTCGGAGCTACCCGGAGAGAATAGCAGTTGTGGGAGACCTTGGCCTTACTTACAACACAACTACCACAATAAGTCACTTGACAAGTAACAATCCTGATCTTGTTCTATTGATTGGTGATGTTACTTATGCAAACCTCTACCTCACAAATGGAACTGGCTCTGACTGCTATTCTTGCTCATTTCCAAACTCTCCGATACATGAGACCTATCAGCCTCGATGGGATTACTGGGGAAG GTATATGCAGAGTTTAGTGTCCAAGGTTCCAATAATGGTTGTTGAAGGGAACCATGAAATAGAAGAACAGGCTGAAAATAAGACTTTTGAGGCTTATAGTTCTCGGTTTGCATTCCCATCTGAAGAAAGCGGATCTTCGTCCACATTCTACTACTCATTTAATGCAGGGGGGATTCATTTTATCATGCTTGGAGCCTACACTGACTTTAGCAAATCAG GGAAACAATACAAGTGGCTGGAGCAAGATTTGGCTAATGTGGACAGATCCACAACTCCCTGGTTGGCAGCTACTTGGCATCCTCCCTGGTATAGTACCTACGAGGCCCATTACAGAGAGGCAGAATGTATGAGGTTGGAAATGGAAGAGCTACTGTACTCTTATGGCGTTGATATAGTGTTCAATGGACAT GTTCATGCCTACGAGCGATCGAATCGAGTTTATGATTACAACTTAGATCCCTGTGGTCCTGTATATCTCACCGTTGGTGACGGGGGTAATCGGGAGAAGATGGCAGTTCAACATGCTGACGAACCTGGTCGTTGCCCAGAGCCATCAACTACTCCTGATCAACACCTAGGTGATGGTGCCTTTTGTGCAGAGAACTTTACCTCCGGCCCAGCAGCAGGTAAATTTTGTTGGGATCGGCAACCGGATTACAGTGCTTTCAGAGAAAGCAGCTTTGGCCATGGGATCCTTGAG GTGAAGAATGAGACTTGGGCTTTGTGGACATGGTACCGGAACCAGGACTCCGACAATAAAATTGGAGATCAAATTTATATAGTGAGGCAGCCTGATAAATGCCGCATCCGCCATTTGTTCGAAAGTTGGCTTGCTGACCTCTAA
- the LOC126587600 gene encoding protein XRI1-like, with product MDYNIDNEHWNWKRNNQRAQKDSNHDMSECMWNGVPQNEEDISYMFDDETTPVKACGDLAYRVNFRDNRTQEPEPEEQSFSQIKRRRMLQFDTHDLDPSLSCDELSSSFLNTSERADSIEEAFSEASQWVSGFAGNPSSSGFEGLDPSPDEWITECFNDTDMHFSPDELNFSGASDVQLDITKLCDLQPEHEVNVVQQRVTQTPRNVIFKGRKSYIRTPTKLATCVAYPFAFIKPSGAHGDVTLKDINQRIRTPPPSKSKQKQEDPAAYPTSAFSGKPVVGKTKIHTEGGKGSITIMRTKG from the exons ATGGATTACAATATTGACAA TGAGCACTGGAATTGGAAAAGGAATAATCAGCGTGCCCAAAAGGACTCAAATCATG ACATGTCTGAATGCATGTGGAATGGAGTGCCACAGAACGAAGAAGACATTTCCTACATGTTCGATGATGAAACAACACCAGTTAAGGCTTGTGGGGATTTGGCATATCGTGTTAACTTTAGAG ATAATAGGACCCAGGAACCAGAACCAGAAGAACAGTCTTTCTCACAAATAAAGAGGCGCCGGATGCTACAATTTGACACTCATGATTTAGATCCTTCCCTTTCATGTGACGAGTTGTCATCTTCATTCTTGAATACAAGT GAGAGGGCAGATTCAATTGAAGAGGCTTTTTCTGAAGCGTCGCAATGGGTGTCAGGGTTTGCAG GAAATCCATCTTCATCTGGCTTTGAAGGCCTGGATCCGTCACCTGATGAGTGGATTACTGAATGCTTCAACGATACCGATATGCATTTCAGCCCTGATGAGTT GAATTTCTCAGGGGCATCGGATGTTCAACTTGACATCACAA AGCTCTGTGATCTCCAACCTGAGCATGAAGTGAATGTGGTTCAACAACGAGTTACCCAAACACCTCGAAATGTTATTTTTAAAG GTAGGAAGTCTTACATTCGGACTCCCACTAAGCTAGCTACTTGTGTGGCATATCCATTTGCCTTCATTAAACCCTCTGGCGCCCATGGAGATGTAACTCTGAAGGACATAAACCAGCGGATCCGCACTCCACCACCTTCAAAATCAAAGCAAAAACAGGAAGACCCTGCTGCTTACCCCACTTCGGCCTTTTCAGGGAAGCCTGTGGTTGGAAAAACTAAAATCCACACTGAAGGAGGGAAAGGCAGCATTACAATTATGAGAACCAAAGGCTAA